One Candidatus Cloacimonadota bacterium genomic region harbors:
- the fabF gene encoding beta-ketoacyl-ACP synthase II, which translates to MSKRRVVITGLGTLNAVGNSVDETWQSLLAGKSGIDTIKSFELTNDFASHIAGEVKDLNYEDYFDRKRRKKLDPYSQFALIASHEAMKDSGLDAADFNHDKAGVLIASGIGGMLTFEQEASKLVLKGPRRISPFFIPKMISNIASAEVAIEFNLRGINYNITSACASANHAIGTAFRTIQYGDADIILTGGAEASVTPLAVAGFCSMKALSTRNDEPQKACRPFDRDRDGFIMAEGSGVLVMEELEHALSRGAQIYAEVVGYGATCDAFHITAPADNGEGGARAMQNALDDAGIAPEKIEFISAHGTSTPLNDPNESLAIKTVFGNHAYKLKVNSTKSMVGHTLGAAAAIEAIVCCKTIQNGKIHPTINLENPDPVCDLDYVADGSIDYDVNFALSNSLGFGGHNAVMLFKKYN; encoded by the coding sequence ATGAGTAAAAGAAGAGTTGTAATTACAGGATTAGGAACCTTAAATGCTGTAGGCAATTCTGTAGATGAAACTTGGCAAAGTTTATTGGCAGGAAAGTCAGGGATAGATACGATAAAAAGTTTTGAACTGACGAATGATTTTGCCAGCCACATCGCAGGAGAAGTAAAAGATTTAAACTACGAAGATTATTTTGATCGCAAGAGAAGAAAGAAGCTGGATCCTTATTCTCAATTTGCCCTGATCGCTTCGCATGAAGCAATGAAAGACTCAGGTTTGGATGCAGCAGATTTCAATCATGACAAAGCAGGAGTTTTGATAGCTTCTGGAATTGGCGGAATGCTTACATTTGAACAGGAAGCATCAAAATTGGTATTGAAAGGACCACGCAGAATCAGTCCTTTTTTCATTCCTAAAATGATCTCCAATATTGCTTCTGCCGAAGTAGCGATCGAATTTAATCTGAGAGGAATTAATTATAATATTACTTCCGCCTGTGCATCGGCAAATCACGCTATAGGAACTGCTTTTCGCACCATTCAATATGGTGATGCGGACATAATTCTGACCGGAGGAGCGGAAGCTTCTGTCACACCATTGGCTGTGGCTGGATTCTGTTCGATGAAAGCACTTTCTACACGTAATGATGAGCCACAAAAAGCCTGCCGGCCATTTGATCGAGACCGTGATGGTTTCATCATGGCAGAAGGTTCGGGCGTTCTGGTAATGGAAGAGCTGGAACATGCTTTAAGTAGAGGAGCCCAGATCTACGCAGAAGTTGTAGGTTACGGTGCAACTTGTGATGCTTTCCATATAACTGCCCCCGCCGATAATGGCGAAGGTGGTGCCAGAGCGATGCAAAATGCTTTGGATGATGCCGGAATTGCACCAGAAAAAATTGAATTCATCAGTGCACACGGAACATCCACACCATTGAATGACCCGAATGAATCATTAGCAATAAAAACTGTATTTGGTAATCACGCTTATAAACTTAAGGTGAATTCCACCAAATCGATGGTAGGACACACATTGGGAGCCGCAGCAGCCATCGAAGCAATAGTTTGCTGCAAAACTATCCAGAATGGAAAAATTCATCCGACTATCAACCTGGAAAATCCTGATCCCGTTTGTGATCTGGATTATGTGGCAGACGGCAGCATTGATTATGACGTTAATTTCGCACTTAGTAACTCACTTGGATTTGGCGGTCATAACGCCGTGATGCTGTTTAAAAAGTATAATTAA
- the rnc gene encoding ribonuclease III: MNKILQNFLNQISSKQEEDENLIALQKIIKYKFNNLSFLNAAISHTSLENSEDSPFERMEFLGDSILGLIVAEELFIKYPNYSEGQLSKLKSKLVSRRFLAMKAKQTGINEYIKLSEEAIQSGGKRSTSILGDSMEAIICAIYLDGEMEDVRNFINKIILKNSEKAVSKQDFRDYKSVLQEFTQRKFQNTPEYKIISEEGPEHDKTFTVEVYINNKQSGLGKGKNKKEAQQSAAKVACQNLNL; encoded by the coding sequence TTGAATAAAATATTACAAAATTTCCTAAATCAAATATCTTCCAAACAGGAAGAAGATGAAAATCTCATCGCACTACAAAAAATAATAAAATACAAATTCAATAATCTTTCCTTTTTAAATGCAGCAATCTCACACACTTCCCTGGAAAATTCTGAAGATTCTCCTTTTGAAAGGATGGAGTTTCTGGGAGATTCAATTTTAGGTTTGATCGTTGCAGAAGAATTATTTATAAAATATCCCAATTATTCCGAAGGACAGCTTTCCAAACTGAAATCCAAACTCGTTTCCCGAAGATTCCTGGCTATGAAAGCCAAACAGACAGGAATCAACGAATATATAAAATTGAGTGAAGAAGCGATCCAAAGTGGAGGAAAGAGATCTACCTCTATCCTTGGTGACAGCATGGAGGCGATCATCTGCGCTATTTATCTGGATGGCGAAATGGAAGATGTTCGAAATTTTATAAACAAAATTATTTTAAAGAACAGCGAAAAAGCAGTTTCCAAACAAGATTTCCGTGATTATAAAAGTGTTCTGCAGGAATTCACTCAGAGGAAATTTCAGAATACGCCAGAGTATAAAATAATATCTGAAGAAGGACCGGAACACGATAAAACTTTCACCGTCGAAGTTTATATCAACAATAAACAATCAGGTCTGGGCAAAGGAAAAAACAAAAAAGAAGCTCAACAAAGTGCAGCAAAAGTTGCCTGCCAGAACCTGAATCTATAA
- a CDS encoding acyl carrier protein: MDLLAKIKEIVVEELGVEASEVTPEASFIDDLGADSLDTVELIMKFEEDFDIEIPDEDAENLTTVGKAIEYLQGKV, encoded by the coding sequence ATGGACTTATTAGCAAAAATCAAAGAAATCGTTGTTGAAGAACTCGGTGTAGAAGCAAGTGAAGTAACGCCCGAAGCTAGCTTCATCGATGACCTTGGTGCCGACTCTCTGGACACTGTAGAACTTATCATGAAATTCGAAGAAGATTTTGACATTGAAATTCCTGACGAAGATGCAGAAAATCTAACCACAGTAGGAAAAGCAATCGAATATCTTCAAGGAAAAGTTTAG
- the fabG gene encoding 3-oxoacyl-[acyl-carrier-protein] reductase — MKRLEDKVAVITGSARGIGFSIAKEFAKNGAICVIIDLNQDDVDKAVQKIDDQGWRAVGFAGNVVKADEMAAIFKEIVAQFGQIDVLINNAGITRDGLIMKMKEQDWDAVLAVNLKGTFNCTQKVCRFMMKKRSGVILNIASVIGIMGNAGQANYAASKGGIIALTKSTAREFASRNIRVNAIAPGFIRTEMTDTLPEEVVKKYAAAIPLNRMGSPADVAKVCVFLASDEAEYITGQTINVDGGLIM; from the coding sequence ATGAAAAGATTAGAAGATAAAGTTGCAGTAATAACCGGGTCGGCTCGTGGAATTGGATTCAGTATTGCCAAAGAGTTTGCCAAAAACGGAGCAATATGTGTTATCATCGATCTAAATCAGGACGATGTAGATAAAGCAGTTCAAAAAATAGACGATCAAGGCTGGCGTGCTGTTGGCTTTGCCGGGAATGTGGTTAAAGCAGATGAGATGGCTGCAATTTTCAAGGAAATTGTTGCACAGTTTGGACAAATAGATGTTCTTATTAATAATGCAGGTATCACTCGCGACGGTCTTATCATGAAAATGAAAGAACAAGACTGGGATGCAGTGCTGGCAGTAAACTTAAAAGGAACGTTCAATTGTACACAGAAAGTTTGCCGCTTCATGATGAAAAAGCGTTCCGGTGTTATTTTAAATATTGCTTCTGTTATTGGAATCATGGGAAATGCAGGGCAGGCAAATTATGCAGCTTCCAAAGGTGGAATTATCGCTCTCACAAAATCAACAGCCAGGGAATTTGCTTCCAGAAATATTCGCGTAAATGCAATTGCACCGGGTTTTATCCGTACTGAAATGACAGATACACTCCCAGAAGAAGTAGTAAAAAAATATGCAGCTGCCATTCCACTCAACAGAATGGGATCTCCGGCAGATGTAGCAAAAGTTTGTGTATTTTTAGCATCCGATGAAGCTGAATATATAACCGGTCAGACAATCAATGTGGACGGCGGTCTGATAATGTAG
- the fabD gene encoding ACP S-malonyltransferase, which translates to MSKIAFLFPGQGAQYVGMAMDFVQADPELEKVLINFDEQNNTDLYKIMKEGPEEQLKDTKYTQPAILFHSIAALRTVLKEFYIQPDFVAGHSLGEFSALVANGVLDLNDAMYLVHKRGKFMIEANDGQPFAMAAIIGPDSETVAKACEEASTAGVVVAANFNTPVQTVISGSKAGVDQACSILKETGAKRIVPLPVGGPFHSPLIQKAADWLKSEMEEITFYETHIPVISNVSAKPVTNTEIIKENLAKQVTSSVLWVDSIRFMIDKGVETFIEFGPKQVLAGMLKKIDRNAKVISIDTIETLKAVKEELEF; encoded by the coding sequence ATGAGCAAAATAGCATTTCTTTTTCCGGGTCAGGGTGCTCAATATGTTGGAATGGCTATGGATTTCGTTCAAGCCGATCCTGAATTAGAGAAAGTCCTGATCAATTTTGATGAACAAAATAATACTGATCTTTATAAAATAATGAAAGAAGGTCCTGAGGAGCAACTTAAGGACACAAAGTATACTCAACCGGCAATTTTATTCCACAGTATTGCAGCACTCAGAACAGTACTGAAAGAATTTTATATTCAACCTGATTTTGTAGCCGGTCACTCGTTAGGCGAGTTTTCCGCTTTAGTTGCCAATGGCGTTTTAGATTTGAACGATGCCATGTATCTGGTTCATAAACGTGGAAAATTCATGATTGAAGCAAATGACGGGCAACCTTTTGCCATGGCTGCCATTATCGGGCCAGACAGCGAAACTGTTGCGAAAGCTTGCGAAGAAGCTTCAACTGCAGGAGTCGTTGTAGCTGCTAATTTCAATACACCTGTCCAAACTGTTATTTCCGGCTCCAAAGCTGGAGTTGACCAGGCTTGTTCGATCCTGAAAGAAACCGGTGCAAAAAGAATTGTTCCACTTCCTGTAGGTGGTCCATTTCATTCTCCCCTTATCCAGAAAGCTGCCGACTGGCTGAAATCCGAAATGGAAGAAATTACTTTTTATGAAACACATATTCCCGTTATCAGTAATGTCAGTGCAAAACCTGTCACAAATACCGAAATTATCAAAGAAAATCTGGCAAAACAAGTAACTTCCAGCGTTCTCTGGGTAGATTCTATTCGATTTATGATAGATAAAGGTGTAGAGACATTTATAGAATTTGGACCGAAACAGGTTTTGGCAGGAATGCTTAAGAAAATTGACAGAAATGCTAAAGTAATAAGTATCGACACAATTGAAACTTTGAAAGCAGTAAAAGAGGAGTTGGAGTTTTGA
- a CDS encoding radical SAM protein — protein MKILPIFIPHLGCPFQCIYCNQKTITKSTLKDLEKIKKQIHQFCNYNIDNDKQIAFFGGTFTNLPKEKQQDYFDLVKPFGDDCSIRISTRPDSIDQDILDFCRENNVKTIELGIQSFNDEVLTASKRGYNSELAISVCKTIRENGFELAIQLMPGLPDFSIQSWQETLEVTKSLSPDFVRLYPAIVLKNTDLEKSFLEAKYSPLSLEEAIQTTAFAFEYFEETDIKIIKTGLHSDIEPEQIAAGPYHESFGELVRAEILFNKIIQNFQNKTLKISTKDVSLLKGFNSLYLNRLKSALKITVLPIILDAELEKSRFLFTEKTPQDYW, from the coding sequence ATGAAAATCCTGCCGATTTTCATTCCGCATCTGGGATGTCCGTTTCAATGTATTTACTGCAATCAGAAAACTATTACCAAATCAACTTTGAAAGATCTGGAGAAAATAAAAAAACAGATCCATCAATTTTGTAATTATAATATAGATAACGACAAACAAATCGCCTTTTTTGGTGGAACGTTTACTAACCTGCCAAAAGAAAAACAGCAAGATTATTTTGATCTCGTCAAACCTTTTGGAGATGATTGTTCAATTCGCATTTCAACTCGACCCGATTCCATCGATCAGGATATTCTGGATTTCTGCCGGGAAAATAACGTAAAAACTATCGAGCTTGGAATTCAAAGTTTCAATGATGAAGTCTTAACTGCTTCAAAGCGCGGATATAATTCGGAACTGGCAATTTCCGTCTGCAAAACAATCAGGGAAAATGGCTTTGAATTAGCAATTCAACTGATGCCGGGTTTACCAGATTTCAGTATACAATCCTGGCAGGAAACTTTGGAAGTAACCAAATCCTTGTCTCCAGATTTTGTACGATTATATCCGGCAATTGTACTAAAGAATACTGATCTCGAAAAAAGCTTCTTAGAAGCAAAATACAGCCCTTTGAGTTTAGAAGAAGCAATCCAGACTACTGCATTTGCTTTTGAATATTTTGAAGAAACAGATATTAAAATAATCAAAACAGGTCTGCATTCCGACATCGAACCAGAGCAAATTGCAGCAGGACCATACCATGAGTCTTTTGGAGAATTGGTAAGAGCTGAAATACTATTTAACAAGATCATACAGAATTTTCAAAATAAAACTCTTAAAATTTCAACAAAAGATGTATCATTATTAAAAGGATTTAATTCCTTATATTTGAATAGATTAAAATCGGCTTTGAAGATTACTGTATTACCCATAATTCTGGATGCTGAATTGGAAAAAAGCAGATTTTTATTCACAGAAAAAACTCCTCAAGATTATTGGTAA